The following are from one region of the Choloepus didactylus isolate mChoDid1 chromosome 11 unlocalized genomic scaffold, mChoDid1.pri SUPER_11_unloc1, whole genome shotgun sequence genome:
- the LOC119524433 gene encoding cyclin-dependent kinase 14-like isoform X1, with protein MKKLRRTLSESFSRIALKKDDTTFDEICVTKMSTRNCQGMDSVIKPLDTIPEDKKVRVQRTQSTFDPFEKPTNQVKRVHSENNACINFKTSSAGKESPKVRRHSSPSSPTSPKFGKADSYEKLEKLGEGSYATVYKGKSKVNGKLVALKVIRLQEEEGIPFTAIREASLLKGLKHANIVLLHDIIHTKETLTLVFEYVHTDLCQYMDKHPGGLHPDNVKLFLFQLLRGLSYIHQRYILHRDLKPQNLLISDTGELKLADFGLARAKSIPSHTYSNEVVTLWYRPPDVLLGSTEYSTCLDMWGVGCIFVEMIQGVAAFPGMKDIQDQLERIFLVLGTPNEDTWPGVHSLPHFKPERFTLYSSKNLRQAWNKLSYVNHAEELASKLLQCSPKNRLSAQAALSHQYFSDLPPRLWELTDMSSIFTVPNVRLQPEAGESMRAFGKNNSYGKSLSNSKH; from the coding sequence ATGAAGAAGTTGCGAAGAACTTTGTCGGAGAGTTTCAGCCGCATCGCTTTGAAGAAAGACGATACCACCTTTGATGAGATATGTGTCACAAAGATGTCAACACGGAACTGCCAGGGAATGGACTCAGTGATCAAACCCCTGGACACAATTCCTGAGGATAAAAAAGTCAGGGTTCAGAGGACACAGAGCACTTTTGACCCATTCGAAAAGCCAACTAATCAAGTGAAGAGGGTGCATTCCGAGAACAATGCTTGCATTAACTTTAAGACCTCCTCTGCGGGGAAAGAGTCGCCTAAAGTTAGACGGCACTCCAGCCCCAGCTCGCCGACAAGTCCCAAATTTGGAAAAGCTGACTCATACGAAAAACTGGAAAAGCTAGGGGAAGGATCTTATGCTACAGTATACAAAGGGAAAAGCAAGGTAAATGGGAAATTGGTAGCACTGAAGGTGATCAGACTGCAGGAAGAAGAAGGCATACCTTTCACAGCTATCAGGGAAGCTTCTCtgttaaaaggattaaaacatGCTAACATAGTGCTGCTTCATGATATCATCCACACCAAGGAGACGCTGACACTTGTGTTTGAATATGTGCACACTGATTTATGTCAGTACATGGACAAACACCCTGGGGGGCTGCATCCAGACAATGTGaagttgtttttatttcagttgcTGCGAGGGCTGTCTTACATCCACCAGCGGTATATTTTGCACAGAGACCTGAAACCACAGAACCTTCTGATCAGTGACACGGGGGAGTTAAAGCTGGCAGATTTCGGTCTTGCAAGAGCAAAATCCATCCCTAGCCACACATACTCCAATGAAGTGGTTACTTTGTGGTACAGACCTCCAGATGTTCTCCTGGGCTCGACAGAGTATTCTACCTGCCTTGACATGTGGGGAGTCGGCTGCATCTTTGTTGAAATGATCCAAGGGGTTGCTGCTTTTCCAGGAATGAAAGACATTCAGGATCAACTTGAACGAATATTTCTGGTCCTTGGAACGCCAAATGAGGACACATGGCCTGGAGTTCATTCTTTACCACATTTTAAGCCAGAACGCTTTACCCTGTACAGCTCTAAAAACCTTAGACAAGCGTGGAATAAGCTCAGCTATGTGAATCATGCAGAGGAACTGGCCTCCAAGCTCCTACAATGTTCCCCAAAGAACAGGCTATCAGCACAGGCAGCCTTGAGCCACCAGTATTTCAGTGACCTGCCCCCGCGGCTATGGGAACTGACTGATATGTCTTCTATTTTTACCGTCCCAAATGTAAGATTgcaaccagaagctggagaaAGCATGCGGGCCTTTGGGAAAAACAATAGTTATGGCAAAAGTCTATCAAATAGCAAGCACTGA
- the LOC119524433 gene encoding cyclin-dependent kinase 14-like isoform X2, translating to MLALTLRPPLRGKSRLKLDGTPAPARRQVNGKLVALKVIRLQEEEGIPFTAIREASLLKGLKHANIVLLHDIIHTKETLTLVFEYVHTDLCQYMDKHPGGLHPDNVKLFLFQLLRGLSYIHQRYILHRDLKPQNLLISDTGELKLADFGLARAKSIPSHTYSNEVVTLWYRPPDVLLGSTEYSTCLDMWGVGCIFVEMIQGVAAFPGMKDIQDQLERIFLVLGTPNEDTWPGVHSLPHFKPERFTLYSSKNLRQAWNKLSYVNHAEELASKLLQCSPKNRLSAQAALSHQYFSDLPPRLWELTDMSSIFTVPNVRLQPEAGESMRAFGKNNSYGKSLSNSKH from the exons ATGCTTGCATTAACTTTAAGACCTCCTCTGCGGGGAAAGAGTCGCCTAAAGTTAGACGGCACTCCAGCCCCAGCTCGCCGACAA GTAAATGGGAAATTGGTAGCACTGAAGGTGATCAGACTGCAGGAAGAAGAAGGCATACCTTTCACAGCTATCAGGGAAGCTTCTCtgttaaaaggattaaaacatGCTAACATAGTGCTGCTTCATGATATCATCCACACCAAGGAGACGCTGACACTTGTGTTTGAATATGTGCACACTGATTTATGTCAGTACATGGACAAACACCCTGGGGGGCTGCATCCAGACAATGTGaagttgtttttatttcagttgcTGCGAGGGCTGTCTTACATCCACCAGCGGTATATTTTGCACAGAGACCTGAAACCACAGAACCTTCTGATCAGTGACACGGGGGAGTTAAAGCTGGCAGATTTCGGTCTTGCAAGAGCAAAATCCATCCCTAGCCACACATACTCCAATGAAGTGGTTACTTTGTGGTACAGACCTCCAGATGTTCTCCTGGGCTCGACAGAGTATTCTACCTGCCTTGACATGTGGGGAGTCGGCTGCATCTTTGTTGAAATGATCCAAGGGGTTGCTGCTTTTCCAGGAATGAAAGACATTCAGGATCAACTTGAACGAATATTTCTGGTCCTTGGAACGCCAAATGAGGACACATGGCCTGGAGTTCATTCTTTACCACATTTTAAGCCAGAACGCTTTACCCTGTACAGCTCTAAAAACCTTAGACAAGCGTGGAATAAGCTCAGCTATGTGAATCATGCAGAGGAACTGGCCTCCAAGCTCCTACAATGTTCCCCAAAGAACAGGCTATCAGCACAGGCAGCCTTGAGCCACCAGTATTTCAGTGACCTGCCCCCGCGGCTATGGGAACTGACTGATATGTCTTCTATTTTTACCGTCCCAAATGTAAGATTgcaaccagaagctggagaaAGCATGCGGGCCTTTGGGAAAAACAATAGTTATGGCAAAAGTCTATCAAATAGCAAGCACTGA
- the LOC119524435 gene encoding magnesium transporter NIPA2-like, protein MIQGRGKYDFYIGLGLAMSSSIFIGGSFILKKKGLLRLARKGSMRAGQGGHAYLKEWLWWAGLLSVGAGEVANFAAYAFAPATLVTPLGALSVLVSAILSSYFLNERLNLHGKIGCLLSILGSTVMVIHAPKEEEIETLNEMSHKLGDPGFVVFATLVVIVSLILIFIVGPRHGQTNVLVYITICSVIGAFSVSCVKGLGIAIKELLAGKPVLQHPLAWALLLSLVVCVSTQINYLNRALDIFNTSIVTPIYYVFFTTSVLTCSAILFKEWQNMPVDDVIGTLSGFLTIIVGIFLLHAFKDLSFSLASLPLSFRKDEKVMNGNPSNMYEILNNNEESLTCGVERTSESISRRNGNLAAF, encoded by the coding sequence ATGATCCAGGGGCGtggaaaatatgatttttatattggTCTGGGATTGGCTATGAGCTCCAGCATTTTCATTGGAGGGagtttcattttgaaaaagaaaggtcTCCTGCGACTTGCCAGAAAAGGCTCCATGAGAGCAGGTCAAGGCGGCCATGCGTATCTTAAAGAATGGTTGTGGTGGGCTGGACTGCTATCAGTGGGAGCTGGTGAGGTGGCCAACTTCGCTGCGTATGCGTTTGCTCCGGCCACGTTGGTGACTCCGCTGGGAGCGCTCAGTGTCCTAGTGAGTGCCATTCTTTCTTCATACTTTCTAAATGAAAGACTTAATCTTCACGGGAAAATTGGGTGTCTGTTAAGTATTCTAGGGTCTACAGTTATGGTCATTCATGCTCCAAAGGAAGAGGAGATAGAGACCTTAAATGAGATGTCTCACAAGCTGGGTGATCCAGGTTTTGTGGTCTTTGCCACCCTTGTGGTCATTGTGTCCTTGATATTAATCTTCATAGTGGGACCCCGCCATGGACAGACCAACGTTCTCGTGTATATAACAATCTGCTCTGTGATCGGAGCATTTTCGGTGTCCTGTGTCAAAGGCCTGGGCATCGCTATTAAAGAACTGCTTGCTGGAAAGCCCGTGCTGCAGCACCCGCTGGCCTGGGCCCTGCTGCTGAGCCTGGTGGTGTGTGTGAGCACACAGATCAATTACCTAAACAGGGCTCTGGACATATTCAACACCTCCATTGTGACGCCCATTTATTACGTGTTCTTCACAACATCGGTTTTAACTTGTTCAGCTATTCTTTTTAAGGAGTGGCAGAATATGCCTGTTGACGATGTCATTGGTACTTTGAGCGGCTTCCTTACCATCATTGTGGGCATATTTTTATTGCATGCCTTTAAAGATCTCAGTTTTAGTCTAGCAAGTCTGCCATTGTCTTTTCGAAAAGATGAGAAAGTAATGAATGGCAATCCCTCCAATATgtatgaaattcttaataataacGAAGAAAGCTTAACCTGTGGAGTTGAACGCACTAGTGAAAGTATCTCCCGAAGAAATGGAAACCtggcagctttttaa
- the LOC119524405 gene encoding olfactory receptor 2L2-like has translation MRRGNDTSTTDLIILGLFPDMRYVSFLISIIFLSYIIALTGNSILILVIWMESQLHTPMYLLLSHLSAMDLVLISNTIPKMVIDFWVQRRTISQIGCGIQMLVYVAMAGSECLLLTLMSYDRYVAICNPLRYSVIMNSRVCLQMSTLSWVLGFLNSLAHTVYTMHFPLCDSREIHHFFCEVPAILKLSCEDTSTYEMIMFVTGVVFILIPFGIILTSYSLIFLHVFHMHSPEGWNKALATCSSHLTVVSLYLGSGVFLLMIPPKLYSAQQSQAVSLFYNTLTPMLNPIIYSLRNKEVLGALRNVLRMGVSSQIAARRLQNCNSMF, from the coding sequence ATGAGAAGAGGAAATGACACATCAACCACAGATCTCATTATCCTTGGACTCTTTCCTGATATGAGATATGTCAGCTTCCTTAtctccatcattttcctgagctACATCATTGCCCTCACTGGAAACTCCATCCTGATCCTAGTAATTTGGATGGAGTCCCAACTTCACACTCCCATGTACTTGCTTCTCAGCCATCTTTCTGCTATGGATTTAGTTCTCATCTCTAACACCATCCCTAAGATGGTCATTGACTTCTGGGTGCAGAGGAGAACCATCTCACAGATTGGCTGTGGAATACAGATGCTGGTGTATGTTGCCATGGCAGGTTCTGAATGTCTCCTCTTGACTCTGATGTCCTATGATCGCTATGTTGCCATCTGCAACCCACTGAGGTACTCGGTCATCATGAATTCCAGAGTCTGCCTGCAGATGTCTACTCTCTCCTGGGTGCTGGGGTTCCTAAATTCCTTGGCCCACACTGTGTATACCATGCACTTTCCACTCTGTGACTCCAGAGAGATTCACCACTTCTTCTGTGAGGTCCCAGCTATCCTGAAACTCTCCTGTGAGGATACCTCTACATATGAGATGATTATGTTTGTCACAGGAGTTGTGTTCATCCTCATCCCCTTTGGGATTATTCTGACCTCCTACAGCCTCATTTTCTTGCATGTCTTTCATATGCATTCACCTGAAGGGTGGAACAAAGCCTTggccacctgctcctcccacctcacAGTTGTAAGCCTCTACTTGGGTTCAGGTGTCTTTCTCCTTATGATACCTCCCAAACTGTATTCAGCACAGCAAAGCCAGGCTGTCTCCCTTTTCTACAACACCCTCACCCCCATGTTGAACCCCATCATCTACAGCCTGCGGAACAAAGAAGTGTTGGGGGCTCTGAGGAATGTGCTGAGGATGGGTGTCAGTTCTCAAATTGCAGCCAGAAGACTTCAGAATTGTAACAGTATGTTTTAG